From a region of the Drosophila virilis strain 15010-1051.87 chromosome 3, Dvir_AGI_RSII-ME, whole genome shotgun sequence genome:
- the elg1 gene encoding enhanced level of genomic instability 1 isoform X1 translates to MTDVNCFTSELTTTTTTAAAAEIATLTTPTKNVLDQSPTSPFILRAPPSAKSKLILQNMEEVLNTVKQKHREKHKRKREEKRRAAMLAEANTEQTTTATTTTNGRHVLREKTSRENGIGHTKRKSPASPLKSSTPHATEQQSSIMKHFAKAAAPAKSATNVFELMMNARNRSLGTNANGQAAGEPAEAEATASPPHSKRKQLLQEWNERKGGAKRRLAEEAREEYIEQQMEQRAKRLKKMLTQPAAPSGPKEASGQEEAQPVKRLRGRPRTRRPSADVDAQLPVSPPSVDTETVQLLAKLCSPVKKRDSLLGYFAKLESPQTAAEATAKQEGETLETPKRRPRAKKSVSNTPASVAETTSTTPSGRPRRSCATKARYDYDLEPSPTKAKQATPAAADESIEIIELDTSNPAATPKKLAPLFVRQLPKPSPDPTVLRARQEFLHSGVPEKLRQEQQRQRCFEQYYEDSYELFPRIAHVGGTRLEASLSAPLQLRQEEKAQQQQQPAIVRKTSTGSITSCTAADFVPSKTKKSVSSWTPLPQLDNKRTLVKNWKSAFERFPTFKCYNQMREKYRHFSAIDAAQDTQPMGESFVVTRRTRRSLEQQQEQQREQAEEHFRPPALAPNGELLFTEKYKPLLFEQVLVNLTPVQELRDFLANWHGAGAGQRNSQTLDDNCSMDFGNDSSSMGASCNTMVLLGPCSSGKTNAVFALANDMNFNVLEINAGMRRTGKKLIQELQEATQSHQIRKEAKAGGQLLQKLQMNGLKAKRSQGDEDVRKSLILIEDADIVFDNIDAGFTDAIYTLAASSKRPVIIVATDPNCTHLQRLMQQNTIKFQAPNALNISRFLAVLSLMENCPIELDELISLYLYNHQNLRKTLMELQFFIQSGGDGQRSRGSSQPPSTSNSPNRSPRLSTLAGVHIHQQLFEFYTTAQNVRHFVPFPVDFRLLRLNLNELLRHSMLLQHTQSPGASVSRRSAKRKSCSPKKAWLSTATHNKSEPLQTLANFYEHLSTASLLDASGLERSNDRLQPHLAEQLAHTLVECAVSTCLASKNYAYNLFDKPTQRLNLMDQLGSSCRSSCARALDYEPAMRAICRSEKQRAGLERRSSRFYHYLRNHAVNSVTSFSTELYEAACQVLQEPEMEQPQPQQQSTPHDLVE, encoded by the exons ATGACTGATGTAAATTGTTTTACAAGTGagcttacaacaacaacaacaacagcagcagcagcagaaattgCAACTTTAACCACGCCCACAAAAAATGTGCTGGACCAATCGCCCACATCGCCGTTTATACTAAGAGCACCGCCCAGCGCCAAAtccaaattaattttacaaaacaTGGAGGAAGTGCTAAATACGGTGAAGCAAAAGCATCGCGAGAAGCACAAGCGAAAGCGCGAGGAGAAACGCCGTGCCGCAATGCTGGCGGAAGCGAATACggaacaaacaacaacagcaacaacaacaaccaacggCCGCCACGTGCTGCGCGAGAAAACGTCGCGGGAGAACGGCATTGGCCACACCAAGCGCAAATCGCCTGCAAGTCCCCTTAAGAGCAGCACTCCCCACGCCACGGAGCAACAGTCGTCCATTATGAAGCACTTTGCCAAGGCTGCAGCGCCTGCAAAATCTGCTACCAATGTGTTCGAGCTAATGATGAATGCGCGCAATCGTTCCCTGGGCACCAATGCCAATGGCCAGGCAGCAGGGGAGCCAGCCGAGGCGGAGGCGACAGCCTCGCCGCCCCATAGCAAAcgcaagcagctgctgcaggagTGGAACGAACGCAAAGGCGGCGCCAAGCGTCGCCTGGCCGAGGAGGCACGTGAAGAGTACATCGAGCAGCAAATGGAGCAGCGCGCCAAGCG TTTGAAGAAAATGCTGACGCAGCCGGCGGCGCCGAGTGGGCCAAAGGAGGCGAGTGGCCAGGAGGAGGCGCAGCCCGTCAAACGTTTGCGAGGACGTCCACGCACGCGACGACCCAGCGCGGATGTGGATGCGCAGTTGCCGGTTAGTCCTCCCAGCGTCGATACGGAGACTGTGCAGTTGCTGGCCAAGCTCTGCTCGCCCGTCAAGAAGCGCGACAGTCTGCTGGGCTATTTTGCCAAGCTGGAGTCGCCACAAACTGCAGCCGAAGCAACCGCAAAGCAGGAAGGGGAAACGCTGGAGACGCCCAAGCGGCGGCCGCGTGCCAAGAAATCTGTGTCCAATACGCCAGCAAGCGTAGCCGAAACGACGTCAACAACTCCCTCGGGTCGACCGCGACGCTCCTGTGCGACAAAAGCGCGCTACGACTATGACCTGGAGCCGAGTCCCACCAAGGCGAAGCAAGCGACGCCGGCGGCAGCTGATGAATCCATAGAGATCATTGAATTGGACACGAGCAATCCGGCGGCTACGCCCAAGAAGCTGGCGCCTCTGTTCGTGCGGCAACTGCCCAAGCCCAGTCCAGATCCCACCGTGTTGCGTGCACGCCAGGAGTTCCTGCACTCCGGCGTGCCGGAGAAGCTCAggcaggagcagcagcgccagcgttGCTTTGAGCAATACTATGAGGATAGTTACGAGCTCTTTCCGCGCATAGCACACGTGGGCGGCACGCGTCTGGAGGCGAGCCTCAGCgcgccgctgcagctgcgacAGGAGGAgaaggcgcagcagcagcagcagccagcaataGTACGTAAAACCAGCACGGGCAGCATAACCAGCTGCACTGCAGCGGACTTTGTGCCGAGCAAGACGAAGAAGAGCGTGTCCAGTTggacgccgctgccgcagctggACAATAAGCGCACGCTGGTCAAGAACTGGAAGAGCGCCTTTGAACGTTTTCCCACCTTCAAGTGCTACAATCAAATGCGCGAAAAGTACAGACATTTCAGCGCCATAGACGCGGCGCAGGACACACAGCCGATGGGTGAATCATTTGTGGTGACACGGCGCACACGACGCTCGCtcgaacagcagcaggagcagcagcgcgAGCAGGCCGAGGAGCACTTCCGGCCACCGGCATTGGCGCCCAACGGCGAGTTGCTCTTCACGGAGAAGTACAAGCCGCTGCTGTTCGAGCAGGTGCTGGTCAATCTGACGCCTGTGCAAGAGCTGCGCGACTTTCTGGCCAATTGGCATGGTGCTGGCGCTGGCCAGCGCAACTCGCAAACGCTCGACGACAACTGCTCCATGGACTTTGGCAACGATTCCAGCTCAATGGGCGCCAGCTGCAATACGATGGTGCTGCTGGGTCCCTGTTCCAGCGGCAAAACCAATGCTGTCTTTGCCCTGGCCAACGACATGAACTTCAATGTGCTGGAGATAAATGCGGGCATGCGACGGACGGGCAAAAAGCTGATACAGGAGCTGCAGGAGGCCACCCAATCGCATCAGATACGCAAGGAGGCCAAGGCGGGCGGACAGCTGCTCCAAAAGCTACAAATGAACGGCCTCAAAGCGAAGCGCAGCCAGGGCGACGAGGATGTGCGCAAATCGCTCATTTTGATCGAGGATGCGGACATTGTTTTCGATAATATCGATGCAGGCTTTACGGACGCCATCTATACGCTCGCCGCCAGCTCCAAGCGACCCGTCATCATAGTCGCCACCGATCCCAACTGCACGCATCTGCAGCGTCTGATGCAACAGAATACGATTAAGTTTCAGGCGCCGAATGCGCTGAATATCTCACGTTTTCTGGCCGTGCTGTCGCTCATGGAGAACTGTCCCATTGAGCTGGACGAACTGATATCCCTCTATTTGTACAATCATCAGAATCTGCGCAAGACCCTCATGGAGCTGCAGTTCTTCATACAGAGCGGCGGCGATGGACAGCGTAGCCGAGGCAGCTCGCAGCCGCCGTCCACCAGCAACTCGCCCAACCGATCGCCGCGCCTGTCCACGCTGGCTGGCGTCCATATACATCAGCAGCTGTTCGAGTTCTATACGACGGCACAGAATGTGCGGCATTTTGTGCCGTTTCCCGTTGACTTTCGCCTGCTGCGCCTAAATCTGAATGAGCTGCTGCGCCATtcaatgctgctgcagcacacGCAATCGCCGGGTGCGTCCGTGTCCAGGCGCAGCGCCAAACGCAAGTCGTGTTCACCAAAGAAGGCGTGGCTCAGCACAGCCACGCACAACAAGAGCGAACCGCTCCAAACGCTGGCCAACTTCTATGAGCATCTGTCGACGGCCTCCCTGCTGGATGCCTCGGGCCTGGAGCGCAGCAACGATCGACTCCAGCCGCATCTGGCCGAGCAGCTGGCGCACACGTTGGTCGAGTGTGCGGTCAGCACGTGTCTGGCATCCAAAAACTATGCCTACAATCTGTTTGATAAGCCGACGCAGCG TCTTAATCTGATGGATCAATTGGGGAGCAGTTGTCGGAGCAGCTGTGCCCGCGCCCTCGACTATGAGCCGGCCATGCGTGCGATTTGTCGCAGCGAGAAGCAGCGCGCCGGACTGGAGCGCCGGTCGAGTCGTTTCTATCATTATTTGCGGAATCATGCGGTGAACAGTGTGACCAGCTTTTCGACGGAACTGTATGAGGCCGCCTGCCAGGTGCTGCAGGAGCCGGAGAtggagcagccgcagccgcagcagcagagcaCTCCCCACGATTTAGTCGAATAA
- the Dis3l2 gene encoding uncharacterized protein Dis3l2 — MSKTSSVGSLESAVTGPPLQPSIRKMPHDTETDYPNAIELLRQRSQRLATRLQQTQMEMSAKLPSTTDYPIIEQKANQFMRNYVSQSQLQLQSLPQQRSMPVLNAAATASATATATVSATVQHRQLQQQQQQQQQHLPAAALSMPMPMASYPYPMQSFMPVHMQLQFAAQLNATTAAAAQPQQQPHLQQQQQQQHLQQQQHLQQQQLQQQQHLQQQQLQQQQQQQQQQQQQPPQQQQQELKKKRKSRQALNGEVDALKDLVYKLITVNPDVRAYAQQLIKQSEVLGQLEWLNLSNVCRPPRPYISPALRALASAPGMPPVTQHGRIDGGMDPTGQPQQQQQQLPSTLSGIMRAPRQAQPQPPAQGQAMTQKRLGEILRTRRDSDLSSTSTSTSSSSAAASTTLQQQQQQQENSGGQSPRKRNRNRKKRNDKNTPRSLKTELEAMRKYINKIVQQHVGAEQLLPAELNFKGDFEDLESHARRLVQAGYGRIVEEEIRVNRKNNRQAFITMSTDREALERDGIVLLPVARRYAFEGDTVRAFVLNVGAVVTKTMDSAAGGIIGGKALLSMGEDEELSEETESQDSDDDNVAVIASDNCPKAFVIAIVKQTELRQIVGNISFTNPTKLCDEELFYKFRPFDLRMPMVYIPQASCAAHIGNKQPDEVCGLLYLAHILETDCNGHCIAELVQPVGRVGNLDDELKAILFHNSLRDVVPFEERFNQMYAQSAPPVTSQDLVNRRDMRKSCVFTIDPLTARDLDDALSIEQLGENVFEVGVHISDVSHYLQENSELDNIVKERSTSIYLANEVIHMLPQTLCFRCSLLPGEDKFSFSVFWRMDGDGNQLDKPQFTRSIMNSCTQFAYEHAQKIIDNPRERFTDVDFPNILNGFTVNDIVKRVTWLHGIACNMRGKRFDNGALTINNAKVRFSLDPLTGEPMGFEVEKQREANHMIEEFMLLANQAVAKFIHDAYPKIAVLRNHPPPLTKSLKSLREKLLSQGFDLDYSSSKALQASMQRLCSEAADPIAMSACLSQLLMKPMARATYFCSDGKTEPSDLWHYALSIPIYTHFTSPIRRYPDVMVHRLLAAGLNYCAAPERTPDELHHLTKVANERKYNAKQAGDDSSNLFFKRYVSNRQVIYMRAVVMEIFQHMMNVVTLESGHVIAINYKMQRVLIDTHNAPNFILVAERNMKQTPYKLQLLSVVPIRLIIWDGKLTGFLLTADQRQKGPSMEHSGVVLRKDNKKQQQQQQQQQQQQQQQQQQQTAAKSTKSPKNVHLKNAQQQQPQEQQQQQQQQQQRLRRQQQQQQLQQQQQQQQQQRMFALRKNSS; from the exons ATGTCAAAAACGTCGAGCGTAGGGAGCTTAGAAAGTGCTGTAACGGGTCCACCGCTTCAACCATCGATACGCAAAATGCCACATGATACTGAAACGGATTATCCCAATGCCATTGAGCTATTGCGCCAGCGCTCGCAGCGTCTGGCGACGCGCCTGCAGCAAACGCAAATGGAGATGTCTGCCAAATTGCCATCAACCACGGACTATCCCATCATCGAGCAGAAGGCCAATCAATTTATGCGCAACTATGtctcgcagtcgcagttgcagttgcagtcgctgccgcagcagcgttCAATGCCAGTGCTAAATGCTGCTGCCACAGCATCTGCCACCGCCACTGCCACAGTCAGCGCCACTGTCCAACATcgtcagctgcagcagcaacagcagcagcaacagcagcatttgCCTGCCGCAGCTTTATccatgccgatgccgatggcATCCTATCCATACCCCATGCAATCCTTTATGCCGGTTCACATGCAGCTGCAGTTTGCCGCCCAGCTGAATGCGACAACAGCTGCCGCGGCGCAGCctcaacagcagccgcatctgcagcagcagcagcaacagcagcatctgcagcagcagcaacatctgcagcaacagcagctgcaacagcagcagcatctgcagcaacagcagttgcagcagcaacaacaacaacaacagcagcagcaacagcagccgccgcagcagcagcagcaggagctgaaGAAGAAACGCAAGTCACGGCAAGCCCTTAACGGCGAGGTGGATGCCCTAAAGGATCTGGTCTATAAGCTTATCACTGTCAACCCGGATGTGCGAGCCTATGCCCAGCAGCTTATCAAGCAGAGCGAGGTGCTCGGCCAGTTGGAATGGCTGAATCTGTCGAATGTCTGCAGGCCGCCAAGACCTTATATCAGTCCAGCACTGCGAGCGCTTGCCAGCGCGCCCGGCATGCCGCCGGTGACGCAGCACGGCCGCATTGATGGCGGCATGGATCCGACGGGtcaaccgcagcagcagcagcaacagctgccgtCTACACTCTCCGGCATAATGCGCGCACCCAGACAAGCCCAGCCACAGCCGCCGGCTCAGGGCCAGGCCATGACGCAAAAGCGTCTTGGCGAGATTTTGCGCACTCGCCGCGACTCGGATCTGTCCAGCAcgagcaccagcaccagcagcagcagtgcagCCGCATCAACCactctgcagcagcaacagcagcagcaggagaactCTGGCGGCCAATCGCCGCGCAAGCGCAATCGCAACCGCAAGAAGCGCAACGACAAGAACACGCCCCGTTCCCTGAAGACCGAGCTGGAGGCAATGCGTAAATATATCAACAAGATCGTACAGCAGCATGTGGGCGCCGAGCAACTGCTGCCGGCGGAGCTGAATTTCAAGGGTGATTTCGAGGACTTGGAGTCGCACGCCAGACGCCTCGTGCAGGCTGGCTATGGACGCATTGTCGAGGAGGAGATACGCGTGAATCGCAAGAACAATCGCCAGGCCTTTATCACCATGTCGACGGATCGCGAGGCACTGGAGCGCGATGGCATCGTTCTGTTGCCAGTGGCACGACGTTATGCCTTCGAGGGCGACACCGTGCGCGCCTTTGTCTTGAATGTGGGCGCCGTCGTTACCAAGACAATGGATTCCGCAGCCGGCGGGATTATTGGTGGCAAGGCCTTACTGTCAATGG GTGAGGATGAGGAGCTCTCGGAGGAGACAGAATCACAGGACTCGGATGATGACAATGTGGCCGTAATAGCCTCGGACAACTGCCCCAAAGCGTTTGTCATTGCCATTGTGAAGCAAACGGAACTGCGACAAATTGTGGGCAACATATCATTTACGAATCCCACCAAGCTCTGCGACGAGGAGCTCTTTTACAAATTTCGACCATTCGATTTACGCATGCCCATGGTGTACATACCGCAGGCCAGCTGCGCGGCACACATCGGCAACAAGCAGCCGGACGAGGTGTGCGGCCTGCTCTATTTGGCGCACATTCTGGAAACGGATTGCAATGGCCATTGCATTGCGGAGCTGGTGCAGCCCGTCGGCCGTGTGGGCAATCTGGACGATGAACTGAAGGCCATACTCTTTCATAATAGTCTGCGGGATGTGGTGCCCTTTGAGGAGCGCTTCAATCAGATGTACGCACAATCTGCGCCGCCTGTAACTTCTCAAGATTTGGTGAATCGTCGGGATATGCGCAAGAGCTGTGTCTTCACGATTGATCCCCTGACGGCGCGCGATCTGGACGATGCGCTCTCCATTGAGCAGCTGGGCGAGAATGTGTTTGAGGTCGGGGTGCACATCTCGGATGTCTCACACTATTTGCAGGAGAACAGCGAGCTGGACAACATTGTTAAGGAGCGCTCGACATCAATTTATTTGGCCAACGAAGTGATTCATATGCTGCCGCAAACGCTATGCTTCCGATGCTCGCTGCTGCCCGGCGAGGATAAGTTCTCGTTCTCCGTTTTTTGGCGCATGGATGGCGATGGCAATCAGCTGGACAAGCCCCAGTTTACGCGCTCCATCATGAACTCGTGCACACAGTTTGCCTACGAGCATGCCCAGAAGATAATTGACAATCCCCGCGAGCGTTTCACCGACGTCGACTTTCCCAACATCCTGAACGGCTTCACGGTCAACGATATCGTCAAGCGTGTCACCTGGCTGCACGGCATTGCGTGCAATATGCGCGGCAAACGTTTCGATAACGGCGCCCTGACCATCAACAATGCCAAGGTGCGCTTCAGCCTCGATCCGCTGACCGGCGAGCCGATGGGCTTTGAGGTGGAGAAGCAACGCGAGGCGAATCACATGATTGAGGAGTTCATGCTGCTGGCCAATCAAGCGGTGGCAAAATTTATACACGATGCCTATCCCAAAATAGCGGTGCTGCGCAATCATCCGCCGCCGCTGACCAAATCCCTCAAATCGTTGCGCGAGAAACTGCTCTCCCAGGGCTTCGATCTGGACTACAGCTCCTCGAAGGCTCTGCAGGCAAGCATGCAACGCTTGTGCAGCGAGGCCGCCGATCCCATTGCCATGTCCGCCTGCCTAAGCCAGCTGCTGATGAAGCCTATGGCGCGCGCCAC TTACTTTTGCAGCGATGGCAAGACAGAACCGTCTGATCTGTGGCATTACGCCCTATCCATACCCATCTATACGCACTTCACCAGCCCCATTCGACGTTATCCGGATGTTATGGTGCATCG TCTGCTCGCCGCCGGCTTGAACTACTGCGCCGCACCGGAACGCACTCCGGATGAGCTGCATCATCTGACCAAAGTGGCCAATGAGCGTAAATATAATGCCAAACAGGCGGGCGATGATTCCAGCAATTTGTTCTTCAAGCGCTATGTGAGCAATCGCCAGGTGATTTACATGCGTGCCGTTGTCATGGAGATCTTCCAGCACATGATGAACGTGGTTACCCTGGAGTCGGGTCATGTCATTGCCATTAACTATAAGATGCAACGTGTTCTCATCGATACGCATAACGCACCCAATTTCATACTGGTCGCCGAGCGCAACATGAAGCAGACGCCATATAAGCTCCAGCTGCTGTCCGTGGTGCCCATCCGGCTGATTATATGGGATGGCAAGCTAACGGGATTTTTGCTGACTGCCGATCAACGTCAGAAGGGGCCCAGCATGGAGCATTCGGGCGTAGTGTTGCGTAAggacaacaaaaaacagcaacagcaacaacaacaacaacaacaacagcagcaacagcagcaacagcagcagacggCGGCAAAATCGACTAAATCGCCCAAAAATGTACACTTAAAAAAtgctcaacagcagcagccacaggaacaacaacaacaacaacaacaacaacaacagcgtctgcgtcgacagcaacagcagcagcagctgcaacagcagcaacaacaacagcagcagcagcgtatgTTTGCCTTGCGCAAAAACAGTTCGTAA
- the LOC6623179 gene encoding cytochrome b5: protein MSQIYQKSEVAERNGKNGQPVWMIYKGNVYDVTNFIKDHPGGPELILEVAGKDATKAFNNAGHSPDAVQQLKQYKIGEVAIDAQPKPQTANGKSAEPGQTKQPLPQPQQAEKSGGFLCCC, encoded by the coding sequence ATGTCGCAGATCTATCAGAAATCGGAGGTTGCGGAACGCAATGGCAAAAACGGGCAGCCAGTCTGGATGATCTACAAGGGCAACGTGTACGATGTGACCAATTTTATTAAGGATCATCCGGGCGGCCCAGAGCTCATACTGGAGGTGGCCGGCAAGGATGCAACCAAGGCGTTCAACAATGCCGGACACTCGCCGGACGCAGTCCAGCAGCTGAAACAGTACAAAATCGGCGAAGTTGCCATCGATGCGCAGCCCAAACCGCAAACGGCCAACGGCAAATCCGCCGAGCCGGGTCAAACgaagcagccgctgccgcagccgcagcaggcGGAGAAATCGGGCGGTTtcctgtgctgctgctga
- the elg1 gene encoding enhanced level of genomic instability 1 isoform X2 — MEEVLNTVKQKHREKHKRKREEKRRAAMLAEANTEQTTTATTTTNGRHVLREKTSRENGIGHTKRKSPASPLKSSTPHATEQQSSIMKHFAKAAAPAKSATNVFELMMNARNRSLGTNANGQAAGEPAEAEATASPPHSKRKQLLQEWNERKGGAKRRLAEEAREEYIEQQMEQRAKRLKKMLTQPAAPSGPKEASGQEEAQPVKRLRGRPRTRRPSADVDAQLPVSPPSVDTETVQLLAKLCSPVKKRDSLLGYFAKLESPQTAAEATAKQEGETLETPKRRPRAKKSVSNTPASVAETTSTTPSGRPRRSCATKARYDYDLEPSPTKAKQATPAAADESIEIIELDTSNPAATPKKLAPLFVRQLPKPSPDPTVLRARQEFLHSGVPEKLRQEQQRQRCFEQYYEDSYELFPRIAHVGGTRLEASLSAPLQLRQEEKAQQQQQPAIVRKTSTGSITSCTAADFVPSKTKKSVSSWTPLPQLDNKRTLVKNWKSAFERFPTFKCYNQMREKYRHFSAIDAAQDTQPMGESFVVTRRTRRSLEQQQEQQREQAEEHFRPPALAPNGELLFTEKYKPLLFEQVLVNLTPVQELRDFLANWHGAGAGQRNSQTLDDNCSMDFGNDSSSMGASCNTMVLLGPCSSGKTNAVFALANDMNFNVLEINAGMRRTGKKLIQELQEATQSHQIRKEAKAGGQLLQKLQMNGLKAKRSQGDEDVRKSLILIEDADIVFDNIDAGFTDAIYTLAASSKRPVIIVATDPNCTHLQRLMQQNTIKFQAPNALNISRFLAVLSLMENCPIELDELISLYLYNHQNLRKTLMELQFFIQSGGDGQRSRGSSQPPSTSNSPNRSPRLSTLAGVHIHQQLFEFYTTAQNVRHFVPFPVDFRLLRLNLNELLRHSMLLQHTQSPGASVSRRSAKRKSCSPKKAWLSTATHNKSEPLQTLANFYEHLSTASLLDASGLERSNDRLQPHLAEQLAHTLVECAVSTCLASKNYAYNLFDKPTQRLNLMDQLGSSCRSSCARALDYEPAMRAICRSEKQRAGLERRSSRFYHYLRNHAVNSVTSFSTELYEAACQVLQEPEMEQPQPQQQSTPHDLVE; from the exons aTGGAGGAAGTGCTAAATACGGTGAAGCAAAAGCATCGCGAGAAGCACAAGCGAAAGCGCGAGGAGAAACGCCGTGCCGCAATGCTGGCGGAAGCGAATACggaacaaacaacaacagcaacaacaacaaccaacggCCGCCACGTGCTGCGCGAGAAAACGTCGCGGGAGAACGGCATTGGCCACACCAAGCGCAAATCGCCTGCAAGTCCCCTTAAGAGCAGCACTCCCCACGCCACGGAGCAACAGTCGTCCATTATGAAGCACTTTGCCAAGGCTGCAGCGCCTGCAAAATCTGCTACCAATGTGTTCGAGCTAATGATGAATGCGCGCAATCGTTCCCTGGGCACCAATGCCAATGGCCAGGCAGCAGGGGAGCCAGCCGAGGCGGAGGCGACAGCCTCGCCGCCCCATAGCAAAcgcaagcagctgctgcaggagTGGAACGAACGCAAAGGCGGCGCCAAGCGTCGCCTGGCCGAGGAGGCACGTGAAGAGTACATCGAGCAGCAAATGGAGCAGCGCGCCAAGCG TTTGAAGAAAATGCTGACGCAGCCGGCGGCGCCGAGTGGGCCAAAGGAGGCGAGTGGCCAGGAGGAGGCGCAGCCCGTCAAACGTTTGCGAGGACGTCCACGCACGCGACGACCCAGCGCGGATGTGGATGCGCAGTTGCCGGTTAGTCCTCCCAGCGTCGATACGGAGACTGTGCAGTTGCTGGCCAAGCTCTGCTCGCCCGTCAAGAAGCGCGACAGTCTGCTGGGCTATTTTGCCAAGCTGGAGTCGCCACAAACTGCAGCCGAAGCAACCGCAAAGCAGGAAGGGGAAACGCTGGAGACGCCCAAGCGGCGGCCGCGTGCCAAGAAATCTGTGTCCAATACGCCAGCAAGCGTAGCCGAAACGACGTCAACAACTCCCTCGGGTCGACCGCGACGCTCCTGTGCGACAAAAGCGCGCTACGACTATGACCTGGAGCCGAGTCCCACCAAGGCGAAGCAAGCGACGCCGGCGGCAGCTGATGAATCCATAGAGATCATTGAATTGGACACGAGCAATCCGGCGGCTACGCCCAAGAAGCTGGCGCCTCTGTTCGTGCGGCAACTGCCCAAGCCCAGTCCAGATCCCACCGTGTTGCGTGCACGCCAGGAGTTCCTGCACTCCGGCGTGCCGGAGAAGCTCAggcaggagcagcagcgccagcgttGCTTTGAGCAATACTATGAGGATAGTTACGAGCTCTTTCCGCGCATAGCACACGTGGGCGGCACGCGTCTGGAGGCGAGCCTCAGCgcgccgctgcagctgcgacAGGAGGAgaaggcgcagcagcagcagcagccagcaataGTACGTAAAACCAGCACGGGCAGCATAACCAGCTGCACTGCAGCGGACTTTGTGCCGAGCAAGACGAAGAAGAGCGTGTCCAGTTggacgccgctgccgcagctggACAATAAGCGCACGCTGGTCAAGAACTGGAAGAGCGCCTTTGAACGTTTTCCCACCTTCAAGTGCTACAATCAAATGCGCGAAAAGTACAGACATTTCAGCGCCATAGACGCGGCGCAGGACACACAGCCGATGGGTGAATCATTTGTGGTGACACGGCGCACACGACGCTCGCtcgaacagcagcaggagcagcagcgcgAGCAGGCCGAGGAGCACTTCCGGCCACCGGCATTGGCGCCCAACGGCGAGTTGCTCTTCACGGAGAAGTACAAGCCGCTGCTGTTCGAGCAGGTGCTGGTCAATCTGACGCCTGTGCAAGAGCTGCGCGACTTTCTGGCCAATTGGCATGGTGCTGGCGCTGGCCAGCGCAACTCGCAAACGCTCGACGACAACTGCTCCATGGACTTTGGCAACGATTCCAGCTCAATGGGCGCCAGCTGCAATACGATGGTGCTGCTGGGTCCCTGTTCCAGCGGCAAAACCAATGCTGTCTTTGCCCTGGCCAACGACATGAACTTCAATGTGCTGGAGATAAATGCGGGCATGCGACGGACGGGCAAAAAGCTGATACAGGAGCTGCAGGAGGCCACCCAATCGCATCAGATACGCAAGGAGGCCAAGGCGGGCGGACAGCTGCTCCAAAAGCTACAAATGAACGGCCTCAAAGCGAAGCGCAGCCAGGGCGACGAGGATGTGCGCAAATCGCTCATTTTGATCGAGGATGCGGACATTGTTTTCGATAATATCGATGCAGGCTTTACGGACGCCATCTATACGCTCGCCGCCAGCTCCAAGCGACCCGTCATCATAGTCGCCACCGATCCCAACTGCACGCATCTGCAGCGTCTGATGCAACAGAATACGATTAAGTTTCAGGCGCCGAATGCGCTGAATATCTCACGTTTTCTGGCCGTGCTGTCGCTCATGGAGAACTGTCCCATTGAGCTGGACGAACTGATATCCCTCTATTTGTACAATCATCAGAATCTGCGCAAGACCCTCATGGAGCTGCAGTTCTTCATACAGAGCGGCGGCGATGGACAGCGTAGCCGAGGCAGCTCGCAGCCGCCGTCCACCAGCAACTCGCCCAACCGATCGCCGCGCCTGTCCACGCTGGCTGGCGTCCATATACATCAGCAGCTGTTCGAGTTCTATACGACGGCACAGAATGTGCGGCATTTTGTGCCGTTTCCCGTTGACTTTCGCCTGCTGCGCCTAAATCTGAATGAGCTGCTGCGCCATtcaatgctgctgcagcacacGCAATCGCCGGGTGCGTCCGTGTCCAGGCGCAGCGCCAAACGCAAGTCGTGTTCACCAAAGAAGGCGTGGCTCAGCACAGCCACGCACAACAAGAGCGAACCGCTCCAAACGCTGGCCAACTTCTATGAGCATCTGTCGACGGCCTCCCTGCTGGATGCCTCGGGCCTGGAGCGCAGCAACGATCGACTCCAGCCGCATCTGGCCGAGCAGCTGGCGCACACGTTGGTCGAGTGTGCGGTCAGCACGTGTCTGGCATCCAAAAACTATGCCTACAATCTGTTTGATAAGCCGACGCAGCG TCTTAATCTGATGGATCAATTGGGGAGCAGTTGTCGGAGCAGCTGTGCCCGCGCCCTCGACTATGAGCCGGCCATGCGTGCGATTTGTCGCAGCGAGAAGCAGCGCGCCGGACTGGAGCGCCGGTCGAGTCGTTTCTATCATTATTTGCGGAATCATGCGGTGAACAGTGTGACCAGCTTTTCGACGGAACTGTATGAGGCCGCCTGCCAGGTGCTGCAGGAGCCGGAGAtggagcagccgcagccgcagcagcagagcaCTCCCCACGATTTAGTCGAATAA